The DNA region AAGCGCTCGAGCCCCGCAGCGGTCACCGCCCTGTCACGGTCCAGCACCGCGCAGCTGCCGTCGAGCAGGGGGTGCGCCAGGACGTGCGGAGCGTGGCTCCAGCGGAGTCCTTCGCTGCCCAGGTCCAGCCCGGCGAGGACCGGAGAGGCGGCGGCCAGGGGATAGAAGGAGCTGAACAGGTCGTTGACGTAGTCGGGGTGGACGCCCCTGTCGCTGCGCACCGCGCCGCCAGGGGTGTCCTCGGCCTCCAGCACCTCCACGGCCCAGCCTGCGTCGGCGAGCAGATTCGCGGCGACCAAGCCGTTGGGGCCGCTTCCGATCACCACTGCGTCGACCATCGTGTTGCCCTTCGCCGGGGGGAGAGACAGCAGGAGCCGGGTACCTCCGGCCGGTGGCGATCACCACCGGCCGCCGTGGATCGGCACCTGCACGTCAGGAGATACCGCGGAGGACCGCGCCCCGCTCGTCCGTCGCGTCCTCGACCACCCGGGCCAGCCGCGCCAGCATGGAGCGGTGCCGGATCTGGAGCAGGCCGTCCAGCAGCGTGTTGTGCAGTACGCCTCCGATGCCGCTCAGCGGATGTTCGTCGACGATCACCAGCGTCCTGTCCTCACCCCAGGGCCTGATGTCGAAGGCGATGCGCGCGGTCCCCAACCGCCCGCTCTCCGCCTCGAGTTCCAGGGCGCCCGGCCGGTCGACGCGCCGGACGGTGGTGCGGCCGGTGAATTCCTGCGGTCCCAGGCGGACGGTGTAGGTGATC from Streptomyces sp. B1I3 includes:
- a CDS encoding SRPBCC family protein, with the protein product MAVRHHLIDRPPSALWAVLEDANQYGKWVVGTSDSRPAEGRWPELGSSITYTVRLGPQEFTGRTTVRRVDRPGALELEAESGRLGTARIAFDIRPWGEDRTLVIVDEHPLSGIGGVLHNTLLDGLLQIRHRSMLARLARVVEDATDERGAVLRGIS